A genomic stretch from Silurus meridionalis isolate SWU-2019-XX chromosome 1, ASM1480568v1, whole genome shotgun sequence includes:
- the im:7152348 gene encoding E3 ubiquitin-protein ligase RNF168 isoform X1 has protein sequence MVLFEDHECGVCYERYSRSKHVPRVLFCNHTFCGPCLETMATQKGGMLTVRCPLCRQVSCVRHGLLLDEALLVNSHLWDRIREDQELEIREEDLEEEEEYEEVKRRSTVTEAASPMQTQCRSRQSSQQDRLRLRLPGFLRRMIVPRQSQERIVPGCNVRMKSWRRLSGE, from the exons ATGGTGCTGTTTGAAGATCACGAGTGTGGCGTGTGCTATGAGCGCTACTCCAGGAGCAAGCATGTTCCCCGTGTGCTCTTCTGCAACCACACATTTTGTGGCCCTTGCCTAGAGACTATGGCCACACAAAAGGGTGGTATGCTGACCGTCAGGTGTCCGCTGTGCCGCCAAGTGTCCTGTGTGCGACATGGTCTCTTGCTGGATGAGGCACTGCTGGTCAACAGCCATTTGTGGGACCGCATAAGAGAGGATCAAGAGTTGGAAATAAGGGAGGAGGAtttggaagaagaagaagagtatgAAGAAGTGAAGAGAAGGAGCACTGTCACAGAGGCAGCATCTCCAATGCAAACTCAATG CAGGTCGAGGCAATCGTCCCAGCAAGACCGTCTCAGACTACGACTCCCAGGATTTCTGAGAAGAATGATTGTTCCCAGGCAGTCGCAGGAGAGGATAGTCCCTGGATGCAATGT GAGAATGAAATCGTGGCGAAGACTGTCTGGGGAGTAA
- the im:7152348 gene encoding E3 ubiquitin-protein ligase RNF168 isoform X2 → MVLFEDHECGVCYERYSRSKHVPRVLFCNHTFCGPCLETMATQKGGMLTVRCPLCRQVSCVRHGLLLDEALLVNSHLWDRIREDQELEIREEDLEEEEEYEEVKRRSTVTEAASPMQTQWSRQSSQQDRLRLRLPGFLRRMIVPRQSQERIVPGCNVRMKSWRRLSGE, encoded by the exons ATGGTGCTGTTTGAAGATCACGAGTGTGGCGTGTGCTATGAGCGCTACTCCAGGAGCAAGCATGTTCCCCGTGTGCTCTTCTGCAACCACACATTTTGTGGCCCTTGCCTAGAGACTATGGCCACACAAAAGGGTGGTATGCTGACCGTCAGGTGTCCGCTGTGCCGCCAAGTGTCCTGTGTGCGACATGGTCTCTTGCTGGATGAGGCACTGCTGGTCAACAGCCATTTGTGGGACCGCATAAGAGAGGATCAAGAGTTGGAAATAAGGGAGGAGGAtttggaagaagaagaagagtatgAAGAAGTGAAGAGAAGGAGCACTGTCACAGAGGCAGCATCTCCAATGCAAACTCAATG GTCGAGGCAATCGTCCCAGCAAGACCGTCTCAGACTACGACTCCCAGGATTTCTGAGAAGAATGATTGTTCCCAGGCAGTCGCAGGAGAGGATAGTCCCTGGATGCAATGT GAGAATGAAATCGTGGCGAAGACTGTCTGGGGAGTAA